Within the Stenotrophomonas sp. 610A2 genome, the region AAGCCGTCGCCGCCAGCAGCACCATCAGGCCCGGGAACGAGATGAAACCATCCACGCCCGGGCGCAGCACCACCAGCACGCCGATCAGGCCGATGCCGATGGCGACCCAACGCCGCGGCCCCACGTGCTCACCCAGCAAGGGCACCGACAGTGCCGCTACCAGCAAGGGCGCGACAAAGTAGATCGTATAAGCAGTGGACAACGACAAGGTGCGCAGCGCATAGACGAAGCAGCCGATCATCACCATGCCGAGCACGCCGCGCAGCAGATGCAGGCCCCAACGTACCGGGATGATCGAGCGCGGCCCAGCGGTGGCAAGCACCCATACAAGGACGAACGGCAGCGAGGCTGCACCGCGCAGCATGGTGACCTGCAGGGTGGGATAACTGCTGGACAGCATCTTCATGCCAGCGTCCATGCAGGAGAAGAAAGCGACAGCGGCCAGCATCCAGATGATGGCCCGCACGGGGGATTTGGTAGGCGACATGGCGCCATTATCCGCTGCCGGGGCCCTGCTTGCAGACTGTCAGCA harbors:
- a CDS encoding DMT family transporter encodes the protein MSPTKSPVRAIIWMLAAVAFFSCMDAGMKMLSSSYPTLQVTMLRGAASLPFVLVWVLATAGPRSIIPVRWGLHLLRGVLGMVMIGCFVYALRTLSLSTAYTIYFVAPLLVAALSVPLLGEHVGPRRWVAIGIGLIGVLVVLRPGVDGFISFPGLMVLLAATAYAIAAVTVSLLTRTDTPQSMVVWFLLIMAIGAGLLAWPQWQPLQWKHAALIAGMGLAGALGQIALTRAFQLGQASMIAPLEYTGLVWVIGWDVLLWQKLPDRWTWIGAGIIVASGLYLLHRERVQRAQRPDQIDHP